The Iamia majanohamensis genome window below encodes:
- a CDS encoding YlxR family protein yields the protein MAGGGGPRRTCVGCRRTTHPDDLVRVVRTDDAGLVVGRHLPGRGAWICRDPACVALALRRRAFPRALRGEVRPEAVAALDVAITA from the coding sequence GTGGCCGGTGGGGGCGGGCCCCGCCGGACCTGCGTCGGCTGCCGGCGCACCACCCACCCCGACGACCTGGTCCGCGTCGTCCGCACCGACGACGCCGGCCTGGTCGTGGGCCGGCACCTGCCGGGCCGGGGGGCGTGGATCTGCCGGGACCCGGCGTGCGTCGCCCTGGCCCTCCGACGCCGGGCCTTCCCCCGGGCCCTGCGGGGCGAGGTCCGGCCCGAGGCCGTGGCCGCCCTGGACGTGGCGATCACGGCCTGA
- the nusA gene encoding transcription termination factor NusA: protein MTQKLDMMEALQALAADRGISSDTLMGALADAMESAYSRIPGAKEYAWVTIDPESFDIRVWSQEIDEDGEPYGDVADVTPPDFGRIAAQTARQVMNQRLREVDREMKYEEYSGREGDIVTGIIQQGDSRYTLLELNRGVEALLPQAEQVPHERPQANSRLKAYIVEVRKTAKGPQIVVSRTHPGLIRRLFEMEVPEIAEGIVELKACAREPGHRTKIAVWSNDANVDPVGACVGARGARVRMVVNELNGEKIDIVPFTEIPEDLVAKALAPAKVKEVRLDYDTGTATVIVPDFQLSLAIGKEGQNARLAARLSGWRVDIKSETQLAEEEAYAAQDWAEGEWVTNEAGEQVWQPADGSEALSAEAWAEATEENEAKAGSEDDEGDAAEGGAPVDEGEAAISVDPDASGDESAVSQEAAAAAEVEGPAAADAEVEADGAPEVETPEAEIAAGADAPEVGDGTEAASEEE, encoded by the coding sequence ATGACGCAGAAGCTCGACATGATGGAGGCCCTCCAGGCCCTGGCGGCCGACCGCGGCATCTCCTCGGACACGCTCATGGGCGCCCTCGCCGACGCCATGGAGTCGGCCTACAGCCGCATCCCGGGGGCCAAGGAGTACGCGTGGGTCACGATCGACCCCGAGTCCTTCGACATCCGGGTCTGGTCCCAGGAGATCGACGAGGACGGCGAGCCCTACGGCGACGTCGCCGACGTCACCCCGCCCGACTTCGGCCGCATCGCGGCCCAGACCGCCCGCCAGGTGATGAACCAGCGCCTGCGCGAGGTCGACCGCGAGATGAAGTACGAGGAGTACTCCGGCCGCGAGGGCGACATCGTCACCGGCATCATCCAGCAGGGCGACTCCCGCTACACGCTCCTCGAGCTCAACCGCGGGGTCGAGGCCCTGCTGCCCCAGGCCGAGCAGGTCCCCCACGAGCGGCCCCAGGCCAACTCCCGCCTGAAGGCCTACATCGTCGAGGTCCGCAAGACGGCCAAGGGCCCCCAGATCGTCGTCAGCCGCACCCACCCCGGCCTCATCCGGCGCCTCTTCGAGATGGAGGTCCCCGAGATCGCCGAGGGCATCGTCGAGCTGAAGGCCTGCGCCCGCGAGCCCGGCCACCGCACCAAGATCGCGGTCTGGTCCAACGACGCCAACGTGGACCCCGTCGGGGCCTGCGTCGGCGCCCGCGGCGCCCGGGTGCGCATGGTCGTCAACGAGCTCAACGGCGAGAAGATCGACATCGTCCCCTTCACCGAGATCCCCGAGGACCTCGTGGCCAAGGCCCTGGCCCCGGCCAAGGTGAAGGAGGTCCGGCTCGACTACGACACGGGCACCGCCACGGTGATCGTCCCGGACTTCCAGCTGTCCCTGGCCATCGGCAAGGAGGGCCAGAACGCCCGCCTCGCGGCGCGCCTCTCGGGTTGGCGGGTCGACATCAAGAGCGAGACCCAGCTGGCCGAGGAGGAGGCCTACGCGGCCCAGGACTGGGCCGAGGGCGAGTGGGTCACCAACGAGGCCGGCGAGCAGGTCTGGCAGCCGGCCGACGGCAGCGAGGCCCTCTCGGCCGAGGCGTGGGCCGAGGCCACCGAGGAGAACGAGGCCAAGGCCGGCAGCGAGGACGACGAGGGCGACGCCGCCGAGGGCGGGGCGCCGGTCGACGAGGGCGAGGCCGCCATCAGCGTCGACCCCGACGCCTCGGGCGACGAGTCCGCCGTGTCCCAGGAGGCCGCCGCCGCGGCCGAGGTCGAGGGCCCGGCCGCGGCCGACGCCGAGGTCGAGGCCGACGGCGCCCCCGAGGTCGAGACCCCGGAGGCCGAGATCGCGGCCGGGGCCGACGCCCCCGAGGTCGGCGACGGCACCGAGGCCGCATCCGAGGAGGAGTAG
- the rimP gene encoding ribosome maturation factor RimP translates to MGPTETVRDLAEPVCAADGVELVDVELGGGVLTVTVDREGGLDLDTISGLTRRISRLLDDSDPVPGRYTLEVSTPGLERKLRTPDHFRRAVGELVTVRTVAGTEAGRRLRGPLVAADDDTITIGPDPDGSGGPDAPDRTVRHDQVERARTVFEWGPTPKQGGKTSPSSRKKAAKP, encoded by the coding sequence ATGGGCCCCACCGAGACGGTGCGCGACCTGGCCGAGCCGGTCTGCGCCGCCGACGGCGTCGAGCTCGTCGACGTCGAGCTCGGGGGCGGCGTCCTCACCGTCACCGTCGACCGCGAGGGCGGCCTCGACCTCGACACCATCTCCGGGCTGACCCGGCGCATCTCCCGCCTGCTCGACGACAGCGACCCGGTCCCCGGCCGCTACACCCTCGAGGTCTCCACGCCCGGCCTGGAGCGCAAGCTGCGCACCCCGGACCACTTCCGGCGGGCGGTGGGCGAGCTCGTCACCGTCCGCACCGTGGCCGGCACCGAGGCCGGCCGTCGCCTGCGCGGCCCGCTGGTGGCCGCCGACGACGACACGATCACCATCGGCCCCGACCCCGACGGGTCCGGCGGGCCCGACGCCCCCGACCGCACGGTGCGCCACGACCAGGTGGAGCGGGCCCGCACCGTGTTCGAGTGGGGCCCCACCCCCAAGCAGGGGGGAAAGACGTCCCCGTCCTCCAGGAAGAAGGCAGCGAAGCCATGA
- a CDS encoding SDR family NAD(P)-dependent oxidoreductase produces the protein MSTSLAPIVRRGVDAALEVAVVPSFSRIGSIVRSRVEGWEPAPPGTLDGEVVVITGATSGLGRATAEAVGALGASIELVGRNAERGSAAVAELSAVGVEARFRPTDVGDVAAVSDLADALVASHRRIHAVVHSAGGITKERQTTPQGLETTWASMVVGPRLLTRRLATDLADGLGRAVWVTSGGMYLQDVDMDDLGWEDRDWDGTRAYAQAKRAQVDIVAEASARGEAPLQVAVHPGWANTPGVTDALPGFDRVMGPILRTPDEGADSLVWLVAQPAESLAPGALYHDRRVRGTVRWPGTATSTVDRARLLRIVDDQADVRP, from the coding sequence ATGAGCACCTCCCTGGCCCCCATCGTCCGTCGCGGGGTCGACGCGGCCCTCGAGGTCGCCGTCGTCCCCAGCTTCAGCCGCATCGGCAGCATCGTGCGCTCGCGCGTCGAGGGCTGGGAGCCGGCCCCGCCCGGGACGCTGGACGGCGAGGTGGTCGTCATCACCGGCGCCACCTCCGGCCTGGGCCGGGCCACCGCCGAGGCCGTGGGGGCCCTGGGGGCCAGCATCGAGCTGGTCGGGCGCAACGCCGAGCGCGGGTCGGCCGCGGTCGCCGAGCTCTCCGCCGTAGGCGTCGAGGCCCGCTTCCGCCCCACCGACGTGGGCGACGTCGCCGCCGTGTCCGACCTGGCCGACGCCCTCGTCGCCTCCCACCGCCGCATCCACGCCGTGGTCCACTCGGCCGGCGGCATCACCAAGGAGCGCCAGACCACGCCCCAGGGCCTGGAGACCACGTGGGCGTCGATGGTGGTCGGCCCCCGGCTCCTCACCCGCCGCCTGGCCACGGACCTGGCCGACGGGCTCGGCCGCGCCGTGTGGGTGACCTCGGGCGGCATGTACCTCCAGGACGTCGACATGGACGACCTCGGCTGGGAGGACCGGGACTGGGACGGGACCCGCGCCTACGCCCAGGCCAAGCGGGCCCAGGTCGACATCGTGGCCGAGGCCAGCGCCCGGGGCGAGGCGCCGCTCCAGGTGGCGGTCCACCCGGGCTGGGCCAACACGCCCGGGGTCACCGACGCCCTGCCCGGCTTCGACCGGGTGATGGGCCCGATCCTGCGCACCCCCGACGAGGGGGCCGACTCCCTGGTGTGGCTGGTGGCCCAGCCGGCCGAGTCCCTGGCACCGGGGGCGCTGTACCACGACCGCCGGGTGCGGGGCACGGTGCGCTGGCCGGGCACCGCGACCTCGACGGTCGACCGGGCCCGGCTGCTCCGGATCGTCGACGACCAGGCCGACGTCCGGCCGTGA
- the proS gene encoding proline--tRNA ligase, whose protein sequence is MAKQPVLTPQADDFPRWYQDVVAKAELADNGPARGTQIIRPYGYALWERMVAEVDERIKAAGAENASFPLFIPQSYLTREADHVEGFAPELAVVTHGGGKELEEPLVVRPTSETVIGEYMARWINSYRDLPMLLNQWANVVRWELRPRLFLRSTEFLWQEGHTAHVDQADAAAYAHRILRDVYEDFMVSVLALPVVVGRKTPDERFPGATNTMTCEAMMGDGKALQMGTSHELGQNFARAFDIRYQDAEATEQLAWTTSWGVSTRMMGGLIMGHGDDAGLRLPPRVAATQVAVLVVRDGDGVGERAHLVTEALRTAGLRVTLDDRTDVGFGRRATAWELKGVPVRIELGPRDLADEQATVVRRDRGEKATVGLGGLVDHVVGLMDEIQDAMLAAARARRDERTVDTTTVAEATEAARTGFARIAWDAIDDEALAAMKADGITVRCLQGPDGEVATSDDQPGAVATVARAY, encoded by the coding sequence ATGGCCAAGCAGCCCGTCCTCACCCCCCAGGCCGACGACTTCCCCCGCTGGTACCAGGACGTGGTGGCCAAGGCCGAGCTGGCCGACAACGGACCGGCCCGGGGCACCCAGATCATCCGCCCCTACGGCTACGCCCTGTGGGAGCGGATGGTCGCCGAGGTCGACGAGCGCATCAAGGCCGCCGGGGCCGAGAACGCCTCGTTCCCGCTGTTCATCCCCCAGAGCTACCTCACCCGCGAGGCCGACCACGTCGAGGGCTTCGCCCCCGAGCTGGCCGTGGTCACCCACGGCGGGGGCAAGGAGCTGGAGGAGCCCCTCGTCGTGCGGCCCACCTCCGAGACGGTGATCGGCGAGTACATGGCCCGCTGGATCAACTCCTACCGGGACCTGCCCATGCTGCTCAACCAGTGGGCCAACGTCGTCCGCTGGGAGCTGCGGCCCCGCCTCTTCCTGCGCTCCACCGAGTTCCTCTGGCAGGAGGGCCACACCGCCCACGTGGACCAGGCCGACGCTGCGGCCTACGCCCACCGCATCCTGCGCGACGTCTACGAGGACTTCATGGTCTCGGTCCTCGCCCTGCCCGTGGTGGTGGGGCGCAAGACGCCCGACGAGCGCTTCCCCGGCGCCACCAACACCATGACCTGCGAGGCCATGATGGGCGACGGCAAGGCCCTGCAGATGGGGACCAGCCACGAGCTGGGCCAGAACTTCGCCCGGGCCTTCGACATCCGGTACCAGGACGCCGAGGCCACCGAGCAGCTGGCCTGGACGACCTCGTGGGGCGTCTCGACCCGGATGATGGGCGGGCTGATCATGGGCCACGGCGACGACGCCGGGCTGCGCCTGCCCCCGCGGGTCGCGGCCACCCAGGTCGCGGTGCTCGTCGTGCGCGACGGCGACGGGGTGGGGGAGCGGGCCCACCTCGTGACCGAGGCCCTCCGCACCGCCGGGCTCCGCGTCACCCTCGACGACCGCACCGACGTCGGCTTCGGCCGGCGGGCCACGGCCTGGGAGCTCAAGGGCGTGCCCGTGCGCATCGAGCTGGGCCCCCGCGACCTGGCCGACGAGCAGGCCACCGTGGTGCGGCGCGACCGGGGCGAGAAGGCCACGGTCGGGCTGGGCGGGCTGGTCGACCACGTGGTCGGGCTCATGGACGAGATCCAGGACGCCATGCTCGCCGCCGCCCGCGCCCGGCGCGACGAGCGCACCGTCGACACCACCACCGTGGCCGAGGCCACCGAGGCGGCCCGGACCGGCTTCGCCCGCATCGCCTGGGACGCGATCGACGACGAGGCCCTGGCCGCCATGAAGGCCGACGGCATCACCGTCCGGTGCCTCCAGGGCCCCGACGGGGAGGTCGCGACCAGCGACGACCAGCCCGGCGCGGTGGCGACGGTGGCCCGGGCCTACTGA
- a CDS encoding alpha-ketoglutarate-dependent dioxygenase AlkB family protein, translated as MEAPALPFQPSLLGAAATEPAASFASARRTDLGRGAWVDHVPGFLDGADALFTALLHGTSWRQREVPMYGRMVTEPRLSAWWGAEDGVPAERLARAPAALRDLLPVLDARYERGFDAIGLNLYRTGRDSVAWHGDRHERRRPVTTVAVLSLGSPRRFLLRPVGGGASRAVEMFSGDLLVMGGTCQHTWQHCIPKVARAGPRMSATFRRRLHPTER; from the coding sequence ATGGAGGCCCCCGCGCTCCCGTTCCAGCCGTCCCTGCTCGGCGCGGCCGCCACCGAGCCGGCGGCCAGCTTCGCCTCCGCCCGACGCACCGACCTGGGGCGGGGCGCCTGGGTCGACCACGTGCCCGGCTTCCTCGACGGGGCCGACGCCCTGTTCACGGCCCTGCTCCACGGCACCTCCTGGCGGCAGCGGGAGGTGCCCATGTACGGCCGGATGGTGACCGAGCCCCGGCTCAGCGCCTGGTGGGGGGCCGAGGACGGCGTGCCGGCCGAGCGCCTGGCCCGGGCCCCCGCCGCCCTGCGCGACCTGCTGCCCGTGCTCGACGCCCGCTACGAGCGGGGCTTCGACGCCATCGGGCTCAACCTCTACCGGACGGGCCGGGACTCGGTCGCGTGGCACGGCGATCGCCACGAGCGACGGCGGCCGGTCACCACCGTGGCGGTCCTCTCGCTGGGCTCACCCCGCCGCTTCCTCCTCCGCCCCGTCGGCGGCGGGGCGTCCCGGGCCGTGGAGATGTTCTCCGGCGACCTGCTCGTGATGGGCGGCACCTGCCAGCACACCTGGCAGCACTGCATCCCCAAGGTGGCCCGGGCCGGACCCCGGATGAGCGCCACCTTCCGCCGCCGCCTCCACCCCACCGAGCGCTGA
- a CDS encoding PGPGW domain-containing protein: MVMPDPSSPRTAEHEAMLARRARLRAAALEAERSTGTRERTEEQAQRHLVVRIGVIAVGTLVTLAGVAMLALPGPGIVVVIAGLGILSTEVSWAERLLAYAKRKARVDQVTAQAPWVKPVSIAVTVAAVAVSVVYAVRWR, translated from the coding sequence ATGGTCATGCCCGACCCGTCCTCGCCCCGCACCGCCGAGCACGAGGCCATGCTGGCCCGGCGGGCCCGCCTGCGCGCCGCCGCCCTCGAGGCCGAGCGCAGCACCGGCACCCGGGAGCGCACCGAGGAGCAGGCCCAGCGCCACCTGGTGGTGCGCATCGGCGTGATCGCGGTGGGCACCCTCGTCACCCTCGCCGGCGTGGCCATGCTGGCCCTGCCGGGGCCCGGCATCGTGGTCGTCATCGCCGGGCTCGGCATCCTCTCCACCGAGGTGTCCTGGGCCGAGCGCCTGCTCGCCTACGCCAAGCGCAAGGCCCGGGTCGACCAGGTGACGGCCCAGGCCCCGTGGGTGAAGCCGGTCTCGATCGCCGTCACCGTGGCCGCCGTCGCCGTCTCGGTGGTCTACGCCGTCCGCTGGCGCTGA
- a CDS encoding DUF4214 domain-containing protein → MVLGVRRVLVALTLVVAGVGVAAGAALAGAQAPSDGERFVDAAAQDLLGRPATPEERARWVAEVDGGGSRVAVAQEMTHSPEHASLVVTTLYRRALLREPDAAGLAFWTDRLAAGRATATLASQLYGSAEAFSKAGSDPATFVDATYRKLLGRPSDPAGRAYWAARIAAGESRTVLARSLYLSSESNGLRTVLVYLDLLRRPALVAERPYWADRLTRTDDLDLEALVAGSSEYLSRARDPGSLSRVALTARFDGSGAPTISGDGRYVAFTSRDGRLVPGGDRPHTDVFTLDRQVGRYAAVTRGDADSVAPDLSADGSTLVFSSAATNLVALDTNGRADVFAVPTAGGAVRRLVAGNGDSTDPSVSGDGRVVAFTSTASDLVPGADATAHVHVATRGAGGGVTSIQRVGGDGPSQEPRLAAGGGALVFTSSATDLAPGTTPGTTNALWASLPLAGGDVVALTTEGAVGILGRSEPGISADGTVVGFTVASDELGPELLLSRAHTARIEDGAVVDRRPLPPAELATEVVIGDDGDSAAVTTVRQVSGRPYVVGEYHRPLDAAAVDVDGDGDLSADGRTLVATARGPVSTSHVALRTS, encoded by the coding sequence ATGGTCCTGGGGGTGCGGCGGGTGCTGGTGGCCCTGACGCTGGTCGTGGCCGGCGTGGGTGTGGCGGCGGGGGCGGCTCTGGCAGGCGCGCAGGCGCCGTCGGACGGGGAGCGGTTCGTGGACGCCGCGGCCCAGGACCTCCTGGGCCGTCCGGCGACGCCCGAGGAGCGGGCGCGGTGGGTGGCCGAGGTCGACGGCGGGGGGTCGCGGGTGGCGGTGGCCCAGGAGATGACCCACAGCCCGGAGCACGCCTCGCTGGTGGTGACGACGCTCTACCGGCGGGCCCTGTTGCGGGAGCCCGATGCGGCCGGGCTCGCCTTCTGGACCGATCGGCTGGCCGCGGGGCGGGCCACGGCGACGCTCGCGTCGCAGCTGTACGGCAGCGCGGAGGCGTTCTCCAAGGCGGGGTCGGACCCGGCGACGTTCGTGGACGCCACCTACCGGAAGCTGCTGGGGCGTCCGTCGGACCCGGCGGGTCGGGCCTACTGGGCGGCGCGGATCGCGGCGGGGGAGAGCCGGACCGTGCTCGCCCGCTCGCTGTACCTGTCGTCGGAGTCGAACGGGCTGCGGACGGTGCTGGTGTACCTGGACCTGCTCCGCCGTCCGGCGCTGGTGGCGGAGCGGCCCTACTGGGCCGACCGGCTGACCCGCACCGACGACCTCGACCTCGAGGCGCTCGTCGCCGGGTCGTCGGAGTACCTGTCCCGGGCCCGCGACCCCGGGTCCCTCTCCCGGGTGGCCCTCACCGCCCGCTTCGACGGGAGCGGCGCGCCGACGATCTCCGGCGACGGCCGGTACGTGGCCTTCACGTCCCGGGACGGGCGCCTGGTGCCCGGGGGCGACCGGCCCCACACCGACGTCTTCACCCTCGACCGCCAGGTCGGCCGCTACGCCGCGGTGACCCGGGGCGACGCCGACTCGGTCGCCCCCGACCTGTCGGCCGACGGGTCGACGCTGGTGTTCTCCTCCGCGGCCACGAACCTGGTGGCCCTCGACACCAACGGGCGGGCCGACGTGTTCGCGGTGCCGACCGCCGGTGGCGCCGTCCGGCGCCTGGTGGCCGGCAACGGCGACAGCACCGACCCGTCGGTGTCGGGCGACGGCCGGGTGGTGGCCTTCACGTCCACCGCCAGCGACCTCGTCCCCGGGGCCGATGCCACCGCCCACGTGCACGTGGCCACCCGCGGCGCCGGCGGCGGGGTGACCTCGATCCAGCGGGTGGGCGGTGACGGCCCCTCGCAGGAGCCCCGGCTGGCCGCCGGCGGCGGGGCGCTGGTCTTCACCTCCTCGGCCACCGACCTGGCGCCGGGCACCACGCCGGGGACGACGAACGCCCTGTGGGCGTCGCTCCCCCTGGCCGGCGGTGACGTGGTCGCCCTGACCACCGAGGGCGCCGTCGGGATCCTCGGTCGGTCCGAGCCCGGCATCTCGGCCGACGGGACCGTGGTCGGCTTCACCGTGGCGTCCGACGAGCTCGGACCCGAGCTCCTGCTGAGCCGGGCCCACACGGCCCGCATCGAGGACGGCGCCGTCGTCGACCGCCGGCCGCTGCCGCCGGCCGAGCTCGCCACCGAGGTGGTCATCGGCGACGACGGGGACAGCGCCGCGGTCACCACGGTCCGGCAGGTCTCGGGTCGGCCCTACGTCGTCGGCGAGTACCACCGGCCTCTCGACGCCGCAGCGGTCGACGTCGACGGCGACGGCGACCTCAGCGCCGACGGCCGCACCCTCGTGGCCACCGCCCGGGGCCCTGTCTCGACCTCGCACGTCGCCCTGCGCACGTCCTGA
- a CDS encoding FAD-binding protein, with translation MSHRELTGWGRTAPSAADVLTPVTRDEVAAAVAHPPARGVLARGLGRSYGDAAQNAGGAVLDATMVDDVTAFDPDTGVLTVAAGASLDHLMRALVPRGWFVPVTPGTRHVTVGGAIASDIHGKNHHRAGSWCQHVSSLRLATPTGTVEVGPDQDPDLFWATAGGMGLTGVVLDATVSLTPIATSRALVDTDRADDLDTCMAVLTEGDDDYEYTVAWVDLLPARGRVGRSVITRGRFAEVDELPSGQRRDPHRFDPQPLVAVPPLVPSRLLNRWRIQAFNEAWFRRAPRERRGEVQSISRFFHPLDGVMDWNRLYGPRGFLQWQVAVPFGAEETLRAVAHEIAEHRVPTLIGVLKRFGPANPGPLSFPLAGWTLCVDIPATVEGLGPLLERLDERVAAAGGRVYLAKDARLRPDLLEVMYPRLGEWREVRDRVDPDGVLQSDLGRRLGLC, from the coding sequence ATGAGCCACCGGGAGCTGACCGGCTGGGGCCGCACCGCGCCCTCGGCCGCCGACGTGCTCACGCCGGTGACCCGCGACGAGGTGGCCGCCGCCGTGGCCCACCCCCCGGCCCGGGGGGTGCTGGCCCGGGGGCTCGGGCGCAGCTACGGCGATGCGGCCCAGAACGCCGGCGGGGCCGTGCTCGACGCCACCATGGTCGACGACGTCACCGCCTTCGACCCCGACACCGGGGTGCTCACCGTGGCCGCGGGGGCCAGCCTCGACCACCTCATGCGTGCGCTCGTCCCGCGGGGCTGGTTCGTGCCGGTGACCCCGGGGACCCGCCACGTCACCGTGGGCGGGGCCATCGCCTCGGACATCCACGGCAAGAACCACCACCGGGCCGGCTCCTGGTGCCAGCACGTGTCGTCGCTCCGCCTGGCCACCCCCACCGGCACCGTCGAGGTCGGACCCGACCAGGACCCCGACCTCTTCTGGGCCACCGCCGGGGGGATGGGGCTCACGGGCGTCGTGCTCGACGCCACCGTGTCGCTCACGCCCATCGCCACCAGCCGGGCCCTGGTCGACACCGACCGGGCCGACGACCTCGACACGTGCATGGCGGTGCTCACCGAGGGCGACGACGACTACGAGTACACCGTCGCCTGGGTCGACCTGCTCCCGGCCCGGGGCCGGGTGGGACGCTCGGTCATCACCCGGGGCCGCTTCGCCGAGGTCGACGAGCTGCCGTCGGGCCAGCGGCGCGACCCGCACCGCTTCGACCCCCAGCCCCTCGTGGCCGTGCCCCCGCTCGTCCCCTCCCGGCTGCTCAACCGCTGGCGCATCCAGGCCTTCAACGAGGCCTGGTTCCGGCGGGCGCCCCGGGAGCGCCGGGGCGAGGTCCAGTCGATCAGCCGCTTCTTCCACCCCCTCGACGGGGTCATGGACTGGAACCGCCTCTACGGGCCTCGGGGCTTCCTCCAGTGGCAGGTGGCGGTGCCCTTCGGGGCCGAGGAGACCCTCCGGGCCGTGGCCCACGAGATCGCCGAGCACCGGGTGCCGACCCTCATCGGCGTGCTCAAGCGCTTCGGCCCGGCCAACCCCGGCCCCCTCTCGTTCCCGCTCGCCGGGTGGACGCTGTGCGTCGACATCCCGGCGACGGTCGAGGGCCTCGGCCCCCTGCTGGAGCGCCTCGACGAGCGGGTCGCGGCCGCCGGCGGCCGGGTCTACCTGGCCAAGGACGCCCGCCTCCGCCCGGACCTGCTCGAGGTCATGTACCCCCGGCTGGGGGAGTGGCGGGAGGTGCGCGACCGGGTCGACCCCGACGGCGTGCTCCAGAGCGACCTGGGCCGCCGCCTCGGCCTCTGCTGA
- a CDS encoding decaprenyl-phosphate phosphoribosyltransferase — protein sequence MTDGVAAAPTRRSLPVALLVACRPKQWVKNLLVFAAPGAAGVLGEADALVATVAAFVAFCLAASATYLLNDSSDAEADRRHATKRFRPIAMGELPVPLALGVAAAMAVAAVVIGLAVRWPLALVVVAYMALTTTYSAVLKHIVLVDVVALASGFVLRAVAGGVAADVPISNWFFIVTSFGSLFMAVGKRHAEVVTMGADAGSTRRVLDGYTPGFLAYLRSVSSGVVLVAYCLWAFERADLLDVSVPWYQMSIVPFTTAVLRYAQLLEAGEGGAPEELVLRDHMLLGATLLWGVLFGLGVLAA from the coding sequence GTGACCGACGGGGTCGCCGCCGCCCCCACGCGCCGCAGCCTGCCCGTCGCCCTGCTGGTCGCCTGCCGACCGAAGCAGTGGGTCAAGAACCTGCTGGTCTTCGCGGCGCCGGGCGCCGCCGGGGTGCTGGGCGAGGCCGACGCGCTCGTCGCGACCGTGGCCGCCTTCGTGGCCTTCTGCCTGGCCGCCAGCGCCACCTACCTGCTGAACGACTCCTCCGACGCGGAGGCCGACCGGCGCCACGCCACCAAGCGGTTCCGGCCCATCGCCATGGGCGAGCTCCCGGTGCCCCTCGCCCTCGGGGTCGCCGCGGCCATGGCCGTCGCCGCCGTGGTGATCGGCCTGGCCGTCCGCTGGCCGCTGGCCCTCGTGGTGGTGGCCTACATGGCCCTCACCACCACCTACTCGGCGGTGCTCAAGCACATCGTCCTGGTCGACGTGGTCGCCCTGGCCTCGGGCTTCGTCCTCCGGGCCGTCGCGGGCGGCGTGGCCGCCGACGTGCCCATCTCCAACTGGTTCTTCATCGTCACCTCGTTCGGGTCGCTGTTCATGGCCGTGGGCAAGCGCCACGCCGAGGTGGTGACCATGGGGGCCGACGCCGGCTCCACCCGGCGGGTCCTCGACGGCTACACGCCCGGGTTCCTCGCCTACCTGCGGTCGGTGAGCAGCGGGGTGGTGCTCGTCGCCTACTGCCTGTGGGCCTTCGAGCGGGCCGACCTGCTCGACGTGAGCGTGCCGTGGTACCAGATGTCCATCGTGCCGTTCACCACCGCCGTGCTCCGCTACGCCCAGCTGCTCGAGGCCGGCGAGGGCGGTGCGCCCGAGGAGCTGGTGCTCCGCGACCACATGCTGCTGGGGGCCACCCTCCTCTGGGGCGTGCTGTTCGGCCTCGGGGTGCTGGCGGCATGA
- a CDS encoding decaprenylphospho-beta-D-erythro-pentofuranosid-2-ulose 2-reductase, with protein MRDATGGVQSVLVLGGTSDIAAATVEQLVADRCRRVVLAGRPSERLDAVADRFRSPSVSVEVAPFDAAATETHEKVLGEVFDAGDVDLVILAFGVLGDQETFERDPAAAVEAVTVNYTGAVSAGLVVADRLRAQGHGTLAVLSSVAGVRTRRDNFVYGSTKAGLDGFATGLGDALVGSGARVVVVRPGWVASRMTEGMEPGPFATTPEAVARDIVAGLRRGRSTVWSPSLLQPLFGALRYVPGPLWRRLGDR; from the coding sequence ATGCGTGACGCCACCGGAGGCGTGCAGTCCGTGCTGGTCCTGGGCGGCACCTCCGACATCGCCGCCGCCACCGTCGAGCAGCTGGTCGCCGACCGCTGCCGGCGCGTCGTGCTGGCCGGGCGCCCCTCGGAGCGCCTCGACGCGGTGGCCGACCGCTTCCGCAGCCCCTCGGTGTCGGTCGAGGTGGCCCCGTTCGACGCGGCCGCCACCGAGACCCACGAGAAGGTCCTGGGCGAGGTCTTCGACGCCGGCGACGTCGACCTGGTGATCCTCGCCTTCGGCGTCCTCGGCGACCAGGAGACCTTCGAGCGCGACCCGGCCGCCGCAGTCGAGGCGGTCACCGTCAACTACACCGGCGCGGTCTCGGCCGGCCTGGTCGTGGCCGACCGCCTCCGGGCCCAGGGCCACGGCACGCTGGCGGTGCTGTCGTCGGTCGCCGGGGTGCGCACCCGTCGGGACAACTTCGTCTACGGCTCCACCAAGGCCGGCCTCGACGGCTTCGCCACCGGCCTGGGCGACGCCCTGGTCGGCAGCGGGGCCCGGGTGGTCGTGGTGCGGCCGGGCTGGGTCGCCTCGCGCATGACCGAGGGCATGGAGCCGGGCCCCTTCGCCACCACCCCCGAGGCCGTCGCCCGCGACATCGTCGCCGGGCTGCGCCGGGGGCGGTCCACGGTCTGGTCGCCGTCGCTGCTCCAGCCGCTGTTCGGCGCCCTCCGGTACGTCCCGGGTCCGCTGTGGCGGAGGCTCGGGGACCGGTGA